GTACAGGCTGGTGGGCGAGACTGCAGCCAGGGTCTCTTCCGCAAAGGGGAGGTCCAGCAGCGCGGACGCGATCAGGCCACGGGAGTCCCTGGGCGCCATGCGCCGCGCCGCGTCGTAGTCCCCCAGGCAGAAGTACACGTCCGCCTTGATGCCGTTGGCAAAATCCCGGCGTCGATCCGGCATGGGCAGCATGTTCATGACCTGCTGAATGGCGTTCACGTCCCCCTGACCCAACGCCGCCTTGACCCGTTCGTGCTCCAGCGCCACCAACTGCAGGCGCGCCGGCATCTGCAGGGCGGCGGTCAGCAGCCGCGCCGCGTGCAGCTGCGTCTGCGCCAGCGGTAGGTCATTGGAAACGGCGGCCGCCATCGCCACCGCGAAGGAGGCATTGGCGGCGTCGAACAGCGCCTCTTCGGTGGACCCGGCAGGCATGGTGTCGTGCGCCAGCGCCAGCACTTCGGCATGCCGGCCCAACTGCGACAGGGCCATCAATTGGGCGCCCCGGGACAGCCCACTGGGCGTCAGGGTGGCGAGCGCCTCTTCAATCAGGGCGGCGTCGCGGCTGGTGTTGATGGCCAGGACACGCAGGGCAGGTGTGCGGGCATCTAGAGGATTGAGAGTGGCCACCACCTCTCGCCAGTCAAGGGCGTTGAGGTCGGTGTCCCAGCGGCGGGGATCAAAGGACGGTTGCAGGACGACTTTCCGCAGGGTCATGGCTTGGCTGCCAGTCTCGCACGAATGAAAAGTCTCCCGCACATTAAAAGGTTGCGGCGTTAGGGGGGGTCCGGGGTGGAGCAGACCCTCTATGTAACGTGAAGTTTCCATTTGACACTTAATGTAACGCGACGTTACTCTAAGAGCAAGCCAAAAGGCGCTCCCCCCACTCCAGATGCCTCGCAAGCAAATCCAGGGGGTGGGGGGAACTGGAGACAGCATGCAGCACAAACCGTCTGCGCGCAAGCCAAAACCCGACAGCCGCTTCCCCAAAATTCAGGCCACCCAGTGCGCCTGCTGCGGCATCGCCCTGCCCACCGGCGCAGGCTACGACGTGCCCCTGATCGGCGCGGTGGGCCCCAAGTGCGCCCTGAAGTTTGCCAGTTTCGCGGACGCTCTGGTCTGGGTCGAAGGGCGCAACGCCCGGGTCCAGGGTGGTGACCGCGTGGCCCACGTCGCGGCCCACAACGTGGTTGTCGGCCTGCGCAACCTGGGCATTGAGATCACGGCCGACGCGGCAGGCGTGCTGCACGTGGGGCGCCTGACGCGCAAGGCCAGCGACGTGGCCAGCACCTACAAGCGGGTGCGCGCCCGGTTCGAAGGGAACCTGCAGGCGGCGGTGACCGCCTATGGCCCCAGCATCGGAACCACGCGGGCGGTGGCGGCATGACCCGTCTCGACCGCCTGACCCGCCTGCGCTTCCTGGCCATGATCAGCGAACTGAGCGCCGACCCCTGCACCCCCGAGCGCGCCGCCCGTGCCCGGCGTGCTGACCGCATTGCCGCCGCATGGCGCGCCGAATACGAGTTGCAGCTGCGGACCGAACCCTGTGGGGTGTGTGGCCAGCCCGGCCGGGCAGAAACCGGCCTGTGCCAGCGCTGCCAGGAGAGCTCTGACCACGTCCAGGCCCAGGACTACGCGTTCTGGCGCGGCGGTGCAGCGTGAGTGCCCTGCGCTTTCTGACCCTGCTGCTGCGCGGCGAACTGGCCGTGATCAGCACCGCGCCCCTCGACCTCCTGGACCCGGACCACGAACGCCTGGAGATCAACGCCACCTGGAACCGCGCCACGGGCGAAGGCCGCGTGATCACCAACATGAGCCGCCGCGTGGCCGCCGAGTTGCACACCGACCTGTGCACCGTGGCTGCCCCGGCCCCCAGCACCCGGGCCTTCACCGCGCACCTCGGGGTGGCCGCCTACCGGCACGGCGGCAAGGCGTGACCCGCCCCTCCCCTGCCCTGTTTCAGCCCAGCACCTGGTGCGTGGACCGGGTGCGCTGTCACGCCCCAGTGTCCGCCCAGTCCACCCACTGCCCGCGCTGCGGCGCGGTTCAAGCCCGCGAAGGAGGCCCCCCCATGACCCCGACCATCCCGATGCCCCTCACCCGCCGGCAAGCCGCTTTTCAGACCTGGGCGGCGCTGTACGACACGCAGCGCGGCAGCCTCGCCGAGCGGCAGGCCTACCGCCAGCTGGGGCTGATCGAAGCCGACCGCCGTACCCGCGACCTGCCCGCCGGCTTTCCCTGCGACGGCTGCCAGACCGAACTGGTCAAGGTCCCCGGCCTGTGCCGGCGCTGCCAGGACACCGCGCTGCCCAAGGCCCCGGGCACGCTGAGCGCCGGCCTGGGCATGTTTCTGGTGCTGGGCGCTGCCGGGGCGATTGACGCGGTGCCCACGCTGGCAGACGTCACGGCGCAGATCTGGGCACTGCTGGCCATGGGCATGCTCCTGATTGTGCTGGGCGTGTGCCGGGCGGAGGAGGTCAAGGGCCGGCGCCAGCGGGTGCCGGCCCGCGCCGTGGCCCATCGCCCGCCCCTGGGAGTGGCGTGACCCGCGCGCTCAACCACGCCCAGGCCCAGGGCCTGATGCGGGACGCGGCCCGGGTCAGTGGCCGCCCGGTGGCCGAGGTGTCGGCGGATCTGAGCCAGGGCGGGGTGCTCACCGGCCAGGGCGTGCTGCGCCGCAGCGGCGGGCGCTTCGTGTTGCGCCGGCCCTGCACGTGCCTGCGGGCCGGGGTGCCGGAGCTGTCCTGCCGGCAGTGCCGGGGCACGGGGCAGGCGTGAAGCGCAGCGAGGTGATCCTCGGCGCGCTGCGCGCCGCCGAGCGGCCACTGACCCGGCGCGAGCTGGCCGAGCAGCTCACCCTGACCCCGGGGCAGTGCGGACAGGTGTTGACGCGCCTCATCGCGCGCCAGAAGGTGCAGCGCCGGGTCAATGCCCGACCGGACCAGCAGCGCGGCGCGTACGAATATTCGCTGGCGGGAACGCCATGAGCCGCTTCCAGCCCCTGCGCAGCAACGGCGACGTGCAAGCGGTGTTCGGCCTGTCGCAGCCCTGCCCGGAGTGCCCGTTCCGCAAGGACCGGCCCGGCTTCCTGGGCCGCGCCCGGGTGCAGCACATCATTGACGAGCAGGCGGAAGGCGTGCCCTTCATGTGCCACAAAACCACGTCGGCGCGTGGCATTCGCCCAGGTGACCGCCGCGCGCGCTACTGCGCCGGGGCCATGCGGTACGGCGAGGCCACGCACCGGCACATCCTCCCGATGCGGCTGGGCATGGCTTACGGACTCTGGTCCCCGGACCAGCTGCGCCGCGACGTGCCAGTGCTGGACAGTCCAGGGGCGCTGCTGGCCCACCACGAGGGTCTGAACTGGCAGCCCCCAGTGCCGCTGGAGGCCTGGCGCCCCTTGGATCACCTGATCGCTGTGTCCGAGCTCGTGGACGCCACGCTGCGAGAGCCGGCGCTGATCACCAATAGGGGGAGCCGATGATGGCTCTCAGGTCGTCGCCGTGATTCTCAGCCTGTCAGTCGTGCCCCTGCCTGGGTCTTGCCCCGCACTGTGATGCGTGCCAGTTCATGGAGTTCAACCGTGTTAATTTCAGTCACTGTGATCCGCCCATGAAGGATGCTGACATTCGGCCCGTGCTGCAGCGGCACGTGGAGCAACGGTACGGGACGAGGCCCGACACCGAGATCGTGAACGAGTTTGGCGTGCGCCACGGCACCAACCGCATTGACCTCGCGGTGGTGAACGGTGTGATGCGTGGGTATGAGATCAAAAGCGCCAAAGACACCCTGGAGCGCCTGCCCGCGCAAAGTGCCATGTACGCCACCGTCTTCGATTACCTCACGTTGGTGGCCAGTCCGAAACACATTGAGCCTGCCCTGCCCATGCTGCCCGACTGGTGGGGTATTGTGCGCGCCGACCCTGCGCCCCCCAAAGCGAAAACTGCGGTGCGCCTGACGCCCGTCCGCCGGGCCAAGCGGAACCCAGCGGTCGATCCCGAAGCGCTGGTGGCCCTGCTGTGGCGCGATGAAGCGTATGACGCGCTGGCCGCCCGAGGCCTGGCCGCCGAGTTCAAACACGCAACAAGGCCTGTGTTGTGGCAGGCCTTGTTGGATGAGCTCTCATTGAAAGAACTGCAGGCGGTGGTCAGGACTTCGATTTGCTCGCGCGCGCAGCGGGTGCTTTCGGACCCTTGGGCGTTTTAGACGCGCCTTTGGCCTTTTTCACGCCAGGTGCAGGCAAGGGCGGCGCTGGCGGTCCATGCCGCACGGGAGCCGCAGCCCCGTGCCCCCGGAGCTGATCCAATACGAAAGCAATGTGGTGCGAGTACATCGCCGCCCGCCACTGCTGCGGATTGCCCTGTGTGGCGCCAGCCGTGCAGGTGTTCGCAATAAACGTATCGCCTTTGGAGAAAGCGGCCCCTTTGAACTCCGGACGGGCAGTCAGGATTTTGCAGTTGGCCAGAAATTGAGATCGGCCGCCTGGCATGGTCACGTTGATGCCGCGAATGAACAGCCAATCCTGATCGGTGGTGTACTTGATGTTGGAGAACGCACGGCCACCCGTGCCGGGGAAGGCCGGGGAATCCACCCCATAATCGCCGTACACCGTGGCCACGGGGAAGGTATGGGTGGACCACAGTTGCCAGTCAGCGCGGGGAAGGGGCGTGACAGACCCGGGTGCCACCCCACTTGGATTCACGGGGTACCCTCCAGCCACGACATAACATGCCCGCCAAGCAGGCGCTGCGGCGCCCGTGGGCGTGGCATACAGGGCGGTCAAGGTATGGTCGGCAGCCGTGGCCAGGCTGGCCATGGTTGCTGGCGCCACGCCTTGCAGATCGAGAATGAGGTCGATGCCTGTTGCGGGCAGGCCCAGATCGGTGGCCGCCTGCAACGCA
This is a stretch of genomic DNA from Deinococcus multiflagellatus. It encodes these proteins:
- a CDS encoding DUF6283 family protein gives rise to the protein MSRFQPLRSNGDVQAVFGLSQPCPECPFRKDRPGFLGRARVQHIIDEQAEGVPFMCHKTTSARGIRPGDRRARYCAGAMRYGEATHRHILPMRLGMAYGLWSPDQLRRDVPVLDSPGALLAHHEGLNWQPPVPLEAWRPLDHLIAVSELVDATLREPALITNRGSR
- a CDS encoding sce7726 family protein; translated protein: MKDADIRPVLQRHVEQRYGTRPDTEIVNEFGVRHGTNRIDLAVVNGVMRGYEIKSAKDTLERLPAQSAMYATVFDYLTLVASPKHIEPALPMLPDWWGIVRADPAPPKAKTAVRLTPVRRAKRNPAVDPEALVALLWRDEAYDALAARGLAAEFKHATRPVLWQALLDELSLKELQAVVRTSICSRAQRVLSDPWAF
- a CDS encoding beta family protein, which encodes MYMPVLKVKGGELSALKASQVELLSPLLELVPPKPADDPAKVIQTRAKEIARAWRHEIRVDVLQFVAAVGEVLPSGVHVLDALDTALMSHGVPLIPVTGLGRTATFQTAAAGVAARRGRGAALRLQASDLQRPGLAQGYALQAATDLGLPATGIDLILDLQGVAPATMASLATAADHTLTALYATPTGAAAPAWRACYVVAGGYPVNPSGVAPGSVTPLPRADWQLWSTHTFPVATVYGDYGVDSPAFPGTGGRAFSNIKYTTDQDWLFIRGINVTMPGGRSQFLANCKILTARPEFKGAAFSKGDTFIANTCTAGATQGNPQQWRAAMYSHHIAFVLDQLRGHGAAAPVRHGPPAPPLPAPGVKKAKGASKTPKGPKAPAARASKSKS